In Zea mays cultivar B73 unplaced genomic scaffold, Zm-B73-REFERENCE-NAM-5.0 scaffold_313, whole genome shotgun sequence, the following proteins share a genomic window:
- the LOC118474726 gene encoding NADH-ubiquinone oxidoreductase chain 5-like, with protein MLIVVTFISSLVHLYSISYMSEDPHSPRFMCYLSIFTFFMLMLVTGDNFLQLFLGWEGVGLASYLLIHFWFTRLQADKAAIKAMLVNRVGDFGLALGIFGCFTLFQTVDFSTIFACASAPRNEWIFCNMRFNAITLICILLFIGAVGKSAQIGLHTWLPDAMEGPTPVSALIHAATMVTAGVFMIARCSPLFEYSPTALIVITFAGAMTSFLAATTGILQNDLKRVIAYSTCSQLGYMIFACGISNYSVSVFHLMNHAFFKALLFLSAGSVIHAMSDEQDMRKMGGLASSFPLTYAMMLMGSLSLIGFPFLTGFYSKDVILELAYTKYTISGNFAFWLGSVSVLFTSYYSFRLLFLTFLVPTNSFGRDRLRCHDAPIPMAIPLILLALGSLFVGYLAKV; from the coding sequence ATGTTAATTGTGGTTACATTCATAAGTAGCTTGGTCCATCTTTATTCCATTTCATATATGTCTGAGGATCCGCATAGCCCTCGATTTATGTGTTATTTATCCATTTTTACTTTTTTTATGCTAATGTTGGTGACTGGAGATAACTTTCTTCAATTATTCCTGGGATGGGAGGGAGTAGGTCTTGCTTCATATTTGTTAATTCATTTCTGGTTTACACGACTTCAGGCGGATAAAGCAGCTATAAAAGCTATGCTTGTCAATCGAGTAGGTGATTTTGGATTAGCTCTTGGGATTTTTGGTTGTTTTACTCTCTTTCAAACAGTAGACTTTTCAACCATTTTTGCTTGTGCTAGTGCTCCCAGAAATGAATGGATTTTTTGCAATATGAGATTTAATGCCATAACTCTGATTTGTATTTTACTTTTTATTGGTGCAGTTGGGAAATCTGCACAGATAGGATTGCATACTTGGTTACCCGATGCAATGGAGGGTCCCACTCCAGTATCTGCTTTGATTCATGCAGCTACTATGGTCACTGCTGGCGTTTTCATGATAGCAAGGTGCTCCCCTTTATTTGAATACTCACCTACGGCTTTGATTGTTATTACTTTTGCGGGAGCTATGACGTCATTCCTTGCGGCAACCACTGGAATATTACAGAACGATCTAAAGAGGGTCATAGCTTATTCAACTTGCAGTCAATTAGGCTATATGATCTTTGCTTGCGGCATCTCTAACTATTCGGTTAGCGTCTTTCACTTAATGAATCACGCGTTTTTCAAAGCATTACTCTTCCTGAGTGCGGGTTCGGTGATTCATGCCATGTCGGATGAGCAAGATATGCGGAAGATGGGGGGGCTTGCCTCCTCCTTTCCTTTGACCTATGCCATGATGCTCATGGGCAGCTTATCTCTTATTGGATTTCCTTTTCTAACTGGATTTTATTCCAAAGATGTGATCTTAGAGCTCGCTTACACAAAGTATACCATCAGTGGGAACTTTGCTTTCTGGTTGGGAAGTGTCTCTGTCCTTTTCACTTCTTATTACTCCTTTCGTTTACTATTTCTAACATTTCTAGTACCAACTAATTCATTCGGGCGAGACAGATTACGATGTCATGATGCGCCCATTCCTATGGCCATTCCTTTAATACTTTTGGCTCTCGGGAGTCTCTTTGTAGGATACTTGGCCAAAGTGTGA